The window AGAAAATGTTAGTGAGGTGGCCTGGATTCAGGAGATGTTTCCCCAGTATCAGGGGTATCTGGATGTCTACGATCAGACGGGGCTGGTGCGAGAGCGATCGCTGTTTGCCCACGGCGTGCAGCTCACCGATGCCGAGTTTCGGCGGCTCTCTGAAGCCAAGGCGGCGATTTCCTTCTGTCCCACCTCTAACCTGTTTCTTGGCAGCGGCCTATTTCGCATCGAGCAGGCTAAAAATCCCGCGCATCCGGTCAAATTAGGCCTAGGCACCGACGTGGGCGCGGGCACCAGCTTTTCAATGCTGCAAACCACTAACGAGGCCTACAAGGTGGCCCAGCTGCGGGGGCAAAAGCTTTCGGCCTTTAAGGCACTGTTTCTCGCCACCCTGGGTGGAGCCAGGGCGCTGTGTCTGGAAGACAAGCTGGGCAGCTTTGACCCCGGCAAGGAGGCCGACTTTGTGGTGCTCGACCCTCAAGCTACGCCATTGCTGGCGCTGCGGAACCAGTCCGGGATTCCTGGAACCTTGGAGGCAATGGCAGATCTGCTGTTTTCGCTAGTGATTATGGGGGGCGATCGCGCCGTCACCGCCACCTATGTCCTGGGCAAGGTAGCCTACAGCTCAGAATCTCCCTGAACCCCTTGAATAATCCGCGATAGCTCACTCTTCTCATCCACCGCGATCCGAGTGGGCGAACCGCTGATAATCCGCTCCAGGTTGCGGAAGGAGTCTTTGATATCTGGCCCCTGGTTGTTGATCGTGTACTCGCGAATGCCCTTGTCGTGCCACGAGCCGCGCATCTTAAACACGTTGATCGCCCGCGACAGCTCGCCCCGCACCTCCACGTATTGCAGCATCAAAATCGTGTCGGTAATGGTGGAAATGTGCGACTCGGTAATCGAGTGCAGCCCCATAAACTGCTCAGTGGTGTTGGTGAAGAAGCCCGTGATCTCCTCCTGCTTAGCAAAGCCCGTCACGCCAATCACAAACTGCCGAAAAGAGTTGTTGCTGACGCCGCGATCGAGGGCCGACAGCGAGTCGATCGCCACCCGCGAGGGCTTGAACTGGGAGATCTCGGTCTTGATGATTTGCAGGTGGTCTTCTAAACCCGCCGACTCGGGGTAAGCGCAGATGATCTTCAGCAGCCCCTGCTCCTCCATGGCCTCAAAGTCGACCCCCCAGGAGTAGGCGTTGCGGGAGAGCTGGGCGCGCGACTCTTCGTAAGCAAACAAGATCGCCCGCTCGCCACTCTTGCAGCCATCCACCAGGAACTTGCTGACCAGCAGGGTCTTGCCCGTGCCCGTGGCTCCGGTCGCCAAAATGATCGAGTCTTTGAAGAAACCACCGCCGCACATTTCGTCTAACGTCGGCACCCCCGACGACACCCGCGCGTTAGACGATCGCTGGGTTAGCTGCATTGCCCCCAGCGGGAAGATATTGACGCCGCCGTTGGTAATCGTGAACGGGTACTCTCCCTTCATGTGGGTGGTGCCCCGCAGCTTGAGAATTTCGATGGTGCGGCGGCGGCGCTCCCCCTCTAGGGCGTTGCGCACAATCACCACGTTGTCTGAGACAAACTCCTCGACCCCAAAGCGGGCTACCGGGCCGTACTCATCCAGGCGCTCGGTGGTCATCACCGTGGTTACGCCCATCAGCTTTAAGCGGGCCACCAGGCGGAAGATTTCGCGCCGCACCACCGAGGCGGCATCGTACTGCTGAAATACCGCCGTCACCGAGTCGATGGAGACCCGCCGCGCCTTGTATTTACGGATGGCGTACTGAATACGTTCAATTAGCGCCGATAGGTCAAAGTTGCCCACCACGTCCTGGCCCTCGGGGTCGGGGGAGGCGTCGAGAATAAACAGCTTGCCGTCGTCCACTAAGCGCTGCAAGTCCCAGCCAAAGCTGTAGGCGTTTTGAATGATGTCTTCGGGAGATTCTTCGAAGGTGACAAACACTCCCGGTTCGTCAAACTCCGTGATGCCGTTATAGATAAACTGCACCGCGAACAGCGTCTTACCGGTCCCCGAGGTGCCGCTTACCAGGGTCGATCGCCCCGCTGGCATGCCCCCGTGGCTGATGTCATCGAAGCCTTCAATGAGGGTGCGAATTTTACGCACGCCTGGAGGGTGGGAGGATGGCTGCAAATCGGTTTGGTCAGAATCTGTCATGGGAGATCGCTAAGGTCATGGGCAGCGGGCCGCCCTTAATAAACTACAGGACATCTTGAGGATTAAGCATACCCCGAACCGGCTGCCCAACCGGATTTAAGCCAGCTGTCCCCAGACGTCAGACGTCCCTTGCCAGCCATCGGGGACTTGCTCACTGGAGCCGGAGTCGCTAGCCGTAGATATCGTCTTCGCGCAGCTCATCGTAGAGCAGGTCGAGGCCAATCAGCACGCGCTCGCGGTCCGACAGGTCACCAATAATTTTGCGCACTGGAGGTGGCAGAATTTTGGCTAGGGTGGGGGTCGCCAAGATTTTGTCTTCCTCGGCTAGCTGAGGATTTTTCAGCACGTCGATCACCTTGAGGGCATAGACGCCCTGAAACTCTTCTTCAAGAATGTTGTTGAGGGTCTTGAGGGCGCGAATAGAGTTGGGAGTATTGCCCGCGACGTAAAGCTTAAGGATGTAAGTCTTTTTGATGGAGCTCATAGAACCCTCTGGGCTAAGCAGGAACAAGCATGATTGTATCGAGAGTTTTTAGGTCAAGGACCGCGATCGCCCTAGGGTTCACGGGGGATCGATCGTCGGTACATTTCGCACAGGTGGGCAATGACGTCGATCAGGGTGAGGCGGTAGTCTAGCAAGATCTCTTCACTGCGCCCCTCTAGTTTGAGCTGTTTTGAGAAGTGATCCATCAGCTCCATATGAATTTCAACGATCTGAGCCACGGATATATCGGCCATGAACGCCTGATCGACAAAGTCGTCGATCAGCTGGTTGAGGTTGATTTTCGCATCCTTGGCGAAATAGCCCAAGACAATAGTGCGGTAGTCGGTCTTGAGCTGACCCAGAAACGCCGCGCGGTCATCGGGGCTCATGTGGCGCAAAAAAGAGCCGGGACTGCGCTTGTAATAGACTCCTAGATATCCTAACCGGGCTTTAAGTTTTTCTGTCAGGCGATGTTGCTGAGCGCTCAGGCTATTGGAGAAACCGTCAGCTTTGTCAGCGGCGGTTGGCGGTGGAGCCTTAGGGTTGGGTAGTTGTAAAAATCCTTGGATGGCATCCTGAATCACCTGGTCAAGCTGGGGCAGGGCATCGACAGCGCGATGCACTAGGGCTCCGGGGTAGGGTTCAGTGCCGGTAAGGGGGACTGCGTTGGTCTCTGGCAGCGGTTCAGCGGTGGAGTTAGGCGCACCAATCAGCACCACCACCGGCAGCATCAGGCCAAGCTGGATCAGCGCCGGACGCAGAGCCCGTTGCCAAACCTCGTTATCGACCACTAAGCAATCGGGTAGATCTGGACGACTCCGTAGCCAGTCTAAGACGTCGCCGAGCACAGCCGTTTGATGCACTACATAACGGCTAGGATCCAGATTCAGTTCGGGACCTGGTTTGGCCTGATCACCATGGGTCAGGATACAGATTTGAAGGGGAGCAACCAAGGGGTGACAGGGGTAAGCGGGATAGGAAAATGCCAGGAACGACGTTCAAGGCAAAACAGCCAGAACCCATCTGGGCCAGAACGTACTACACCGGCCTGAAAGGTATCAGGATATTGTCAATTGTAAAGGGTGGTTGCCAGAATACAGCCTACCCCCTAAACCTGGAAGCAAACCCTTCGGGGAATACGCCTATGGCGCTGCCGCCCCTCGACCATGTTTTGAGCCCTGTTCCGGCCTACGGTTTAACGACTCCCCTGGGCAAGATTGCCGATGACCTAGGGCAGCCGGGGGCAGCAACTCCCAGCCATATCATTGTGGTCAACGACGAGCAGCAGCCTGTGGGGGCGATCGCCGTTGGGCAGCTGTGGGCCATCAGCCAGGGCACTTCACCGTTAGCTGGATCGAGGGAGACCGCTGCTCTACAGCTGGCTGACTGCCAAGCTTGGCTAAAACCCGTGGTTGAAATAATGGCTAGTGATTGGGGCGATCGCGCCACCAGCAACCGGCTCAGAGCCCTGGCCCTGGAAGCAACCGCTGCTGTTTGGGTGGGCACCAGCACCGACGGTCAGTACCTGGGAGTGCTCAACCCCGTTAAACTCATGCCCTGGCTGGCCGAGCCCGAACCGGAGATCGGCGGGACGGTCGGCGATCGCCCCACCGCGCCGACGTTGGGGCTAGAACCGCAGGCTTGGGTGCTGGAACTCAGCCATGCCCTAAAGACCCCAATGACCACTCTGCTAGGCCTATCGACCCTGCTGCTCGACAGTCGGGTGGGGTTGCTCAGCGATCGCCAGTTTCGCTACGTCAGCCTGATGCGACAGGCCATTCGCAAGCTCACGGGCATGATCAACCTGCTGCTCGACTGGATGCGGCTAGAGTCTGGCCAGCTTAGTCTGCTGCCCCAGCGGGTAGATCTTCAACCCCTAGCCAATGAGTTGCTGCCCAATTTTTTGAGCGCCCAGCCCGAGGGCAGCGGGGGAGCGGCCGCCTGGGCCGATGACTTTACGGTGAATCTGGCGATCGCAGAGGGTTGGGTGCAGGCCGATCTCCTGCGCTTGCGCCAGAGTCTTCACTACGGCCTGGGTTACCTAATTGCCTACGGCGCTACTCCTGGCGGGCTGATCATTGAGCCGTGGGGATCATGGCTAGGAATCACCCTATGGAGTTCAACCTTCATTGTTGACCCTGGCCCACCCCTGGGAACAACGGTCGCCTCAGGCTTCGCTCAGCCTATCCCTCTGTCGCTAGAAGGGTTAGGGCTTGCCCTGGCCCGTCGGTTTACTCAGCTTCAGGGCGGTGAACTCAGCGGCCTGAGTGCCCCTAGCTGGGGTAGTCGCATTACGCTGCTGCTGCCTCAGCTAGGGAAACCCCACGAGGGCGAAACCACGCTAGTACTGCTGGCCAGCGCCAGCCAAGCCGTAATTGACCAGGTCTACGGCAATCTGCGGAGCAGCCCCTATCGCTTAGCGGTGGCCTCCTGCTGTCAAACCCTAGCGGCTATGCAAACTCGCCTGGCTCCCTGCTGTACGCTGATCCATTGGGAAGGACTGGCCGATGCCCCGGTTGATCCGGTGGCTCAGATGGCTCTGCTGCAGCGCTTGGAGATCCCCAAGGCAGTAGCCCTGCGGTCGGCTCCAGGGATGGCGGCGATCGCTGCCACCGAAGCCACGATGCCAAAGACGCTATATCTTGAAACCCTGACTCAACGGTTGCGGTTTACCCTAGATCAAATGTGCCTGGCGCCATCGGTATCGCTGCCCCTGCCGGACGGGCTGACTATGCTCCTGCTGCACCCGTCGGGAGAAGGCAGCGCGCTGCCTCCTCTGGTGCACACCTGGCTACAGCGCTACCACTGTCGCCTGTTGGAGGTAGACGATCTGCAACAGGCCAGCCTGCTCAGCCGGGTCTGGCAACTCAAGGCAGTCATTTTAGACGGGGAGGTACCGGTCGCTACTGCCTACCTACAGGCTCTGGCCCGCCATCCAGACCTGGCCCGCCTGCCCCTGATTGCCCTGATGCCCCTGGCTGAGCAGGACGCCGCCGCCCTAGGGCTATCCCTAGTGCTTTGCCCAGAGGTGCTAACCCAGCCACCGGCCCAGGCGGTGGTGAGCCTAATGCAGGCGATCGCCCAGTCCGGCCCCCGATTGAGCAAAAGCAGTTAGTTCTGACCTGCGATGGCCAAACTGGCGCGTGCAGTATAGTTGAGCAGCATTCTTAAGCGCGACTTTGGGCATATTGAGACCACTGCCACGGGCACTAAAACCGCCAAGCCAAGCCAATGACCTATGCACGACCCCGAGATCCATCGCGTTAACTCCGTAGTTTCTCTTCCATCGGTCGGCTTTTCCGCCTCCAACCCTACTCTCTACTGGCTTACCCTGGCACTGCTGAATTACTCTCACAAGGATGGTCAGACCGCTTTTCTGGCGCTGCTTCCAGGCACAGCGGCTCCCCAGCAGTTGATTGATGTGATGCCAGGCATTGTGTTTCAGGCCGATGGCGATGCTGGCTGGTCAATGCGCTACCTCAGTGCTGGCTGTTATGCCCTGACCGGATACCAGCCCGAAGAGCTGCTCAACCCAGACTACCCAACGTCGTACAACACCATTACCCACGCTGCCGATCTTCCCCGAGTGTTGACGAAAATTCAGCAGGCGGTCGATTTAGACCAGGCCTATGAAGTGGAGTACCGCATCCATACCCGCAGCGGCGAGGAGAAATGGGTTTGGGAGAAAGGATCGCCCATTGTCGATGGCCAGGGTCAGGTCAACGGCATTGAGGGGTTTATTACCGACATCACCCCGCTGAAACAGTCAGAGGCGGCCCTGCGCCAGGCGGAGCAGGCCCTAAAAGCGCGCGAGGATCTGCTGGAGCTGGTGCTAGACAGCATTCCCCAACCCCTGTTTTGGAAGGACAGCCAGGGACGCTATTTGGGCTGCAATCAGGCCTTTGCAACTGCCATGGGGCTGTCGTCGCCGGCCGAGATTGTGGGGAGCACCGACACCGCTCTGCCCTACCTAAATGTGGAGGAAGCTGACTATCGAGCTGCCCGCGATCGCCTAGTAATGACCCAAGGCATTGCCGATCTCCAAGCCATTGAGCCTCAGACCTACCCCGATGGCCATCAGGGCTGGGTCGACTGTAGCCGCCTGCCTATGCGCGATGCTGACGGCACCGTCATGGGAGTGCTCTGCACCTTTGAGGATGTCACCGCCCAGGTTGCCTCCCAGCAGGCTCTGCAGCGCCGAGAACAGACCCTAGCCACCCTAGCCGAAATTCAGCGTCTGCTGCTGGCCTGGCAGTGGGATTGGCAAGAGCCCTCGATTTTGGCGATTTTTGCGGCCCTAGGCGAACTAGCGGGCGCTAGCCGGGTCTATTACTACGAGCTGCAAGGGAGCCAGGGCGCTCCCTTTTTCCTGCGCCAGCGGGTAGAGTGGTCAGCGCCGGGCGTCGGGCCCACCGCTGGCGACCCCCTGTTTCAAACCTTGCCCTTAGACCCTATATTTACCGATTGGCACACCCAGCTGCGGCAGCAGCAGACCATCAACCAGGTAGAATCAGACTTTTCTGACCTCCAGCGCCAGCTACTGAGCAGCCCGCCGGGCAATGTGAAGTCGATTTTGCTGCTGCCTTTAACCCTGCAAAATCGTCTGCAAGGGGTAATGGGGTTTAGCAACTGCATTGCCCCACGCCCCTGGGCCGAGGCCGACATTGACCTCCTCCAGGTGGTGACCGCTGATCTAGCCCTGGCCTTGGAGCGTCGCCAAACCGAACTGTCGCTGAAGCAGGCAGAGCTCAAATATCGCAGCATGTTTGAAAATGCTGTCGAGGGCATGTTTCAAAGCACGCCCGAGGGGCAGTATCTGACCGTAAACCCGATGCTGGCTAGGCTTTACGGTTACGAGTCGCCCCAGGATTTGATGCATACCCTAGTGGACATCAATCAGCAGCTCTACGTGCAGCCTGGTCGCCGCCAGGAATTTACCGAGCTGATTCAGGCTGGTGGAGCGGTGCTGGGATTTGAGTCTGAGGTCTACCGCAAAGACGGGGCCGTCGTCTGGATTGCGGAGTCGGCGCGGTCGATCTATGACGATCGCAACCAGCTAATCGGCTACGAGGGCACCGTCGAAGATATTACCGATCGCAAGCGGGGAGAGGCGGCTATTTTGCGCCGCGATCGCCTGCTGCAAGGGGTGGCCGAGGCCAGCCAGTGCCTGCTCACCACCACCGACATGAACCAGGCCATTCCTCAGGTGCTGGCCCGCCTGGGGGATGCGGCCACCGCCGATCGCGCCTACGTCTATACCCACCATCCCCATTCGATCACGGGGGAACCGGCCATGACCCTGCGCTACGAATGGACCACCCCCACCACGGCCCCGGGCATTGATCAGCCCCACTGGCAAGACCAGAGCTACCGCGCCCTGGGCCTAGAACGCTGGCTCACCCTTTTGCAGCAGGGCCAATCGATCTGTGCCTTGACCCGCCACATGCCCTCTGCCGAGCAGGAAGTATTGCTCAGAGACGGCATTTTGTCGATTTTGATGGTGCCCATTTTCATTGATGCCCGCCTGTGGGGCTACATCGGCTTTGATGCCTGTCAGCAGGAGTGGGAGTGGAGCGCCAGCGACGAGTCAATTTTGGTGGCCGTGGCGGCGAGCTTGGGAGCTGCCCTCAAGCGTCAGCAGACCGAAGCTCAGATGTGCTACCAGGTCTACCACGACGCCCTCACCGGGCTGCCCAACCGAACCTTTTTTGACCAGCACTTGCCCCAGGCGATCGCTCGCACCAGCCAGAACGAGCAGATGCTCGCCGTCATCTTTCTCGATCTCGACCACTTCAAAACCATCAATGACACCCTCAGCCACGCTGTCGGCGATCTGCTGTTGCAGCAGGTTACCCAGCGGATCAGCGCCGCCCTGCGGGCAGAAGACATTGTGGCCCGCTGGGGAGGCGACGAGTTTACGCTGATTTTGCCTAACCTGGCTACCGCCAGCGACGCTGCCAAAGTGGCCCGGCGCATTGCCGACCAGCTCACTCCACCCTTTTTGCTGCAAAACCACGAGCTACATGTCACCGCCAGCCTTGGCATTGCCCTATTTCCCCAAGACGGCCAGGACATGACCACCCTGCTGCAAAACGCTGATGCCGCCATGTATCGGGCCAAGCAGCAAGGTCGCAACAACTATCAGTTCTACACCCAGAGCCTCAGCACCGAGGCCGCCCAGCGCCTAAAGCTAGAAACCTACCTGCATCACGCCCTGGGCCGCGACGAATTTGTGCTTTACTACCAACCCCAGGTGAATGTTGTCAGCGGGGTCGTGGTGCAGATGGAGGCCCTGCTGCGGTGGCAGCACCCTACCCTGGGGCTGGTGGCTCCCAACCAATTTATCCCCCTGGCAGAGGAAAATGGGCTGATTGTGCCCATTGGCGAGTGGGTGATGCGAACAGCTTGTACCCAGGTGATGGCCTGGCACCGGACGGGGCTACCCTTGGTCAATCTGGCGGTCAACCTATCGGCCCGGCAGCTTCAGCACCCCAATTTGGTCAATGTGGTCACCGCTGTGCTTAATGAAACCGGCTTGCCCCCTACTTACCTAGAGCTAGAAATTACTGAAACGGCGGCTATGGCCGATATGGCAGCCTCCATTGAGCGGCTGCGCGACCTGCGTCAGCTCGGCGTCAAAATCTCGATGGATGACTTTGGCACCGGCTACTCCTGTCTAAGCCACCTGAAGCAGTTTCCCCTCGATGGCATCAAGATCGATCGCGCCTTTGTCAAAGACCTTACCCACAGTTCGGTTGACCAGGCCATGGTCAATGCGATTATTGCCATGGCCAAGGGACTTTCCCTCAACCTGGTGGCCGAGGGGGTTGAGACCGCCGACCAAACCCTGTGTCTCTATGAACTGGGCTGTACCGAGATGCAGGGTTACCTGTTTGGCTACCCCCAGCCAGCCGCAAAGGCTGTGCCCTACCTACAGGCCAGCCATGGCCAAAGGTGGCGGTTGGAGTAGATATGGGAAAAGGTATAGGGTTTAAGGTCTAAGGCCAACTTCGAAACCCTACACCCTATACCTTGCACCCCAGTGCCCTGACTCCCATCTGCGGCAAAAATCGTCGCCCAGGTGCCTAAGCTAGGGCAGCCTTGAGGCTTTGGCAAAAGTCGGCAATGGTTTGCAGGGCAACTTCAGGGGTGTCAGCGGCCAAACGTTTGACAAAGGCGCTGCCCACAATCACGCCATCGGCTCCCCAGGCCTTGAGCTGCTGGGCCTGATCGGGGTCAGAGACACCG is drawn from Leptolyngbya subtilissima AS-A7 and contains these coding sequences:
- a CDS encoding circadian clock protein KaiA → MVAPLQICILTHGDQAKPGPELNLDPSRYVVHQTAVLGDVLDWLRSRPDLPDCLVVDNEVWQRALRPALIQLGLMLPVVVLIGAPNSTAEPLPETNAVPLTGTEPYPGALVHRAVDALPQLDQVIQDAIQGFLQLPNPKAPPPTAADKADGFSNSLSAQQHRLTEKLKARLGYLGVYYKRSPGSFLRHMSPDDRAAFLGQLKTDYRTIVLGYFAKDAKINLNQLIDDFVDQAFMADISVAQIVEIHMELMDHFSKQLKLEGRSEEILLDYRLTLIDVIAHLCEMYRRSIPREP
- the kaiB gene encoding circadian clock protein KaiB; protein product: MSSIKKTYILKLYVAGNTPNSIRALKTLNNILEEEFQGVYALKVIDVLKNPQLAEEDKILATPTLAKILPPPVRKIIGDLSDRERVLIGLDLLYDELREDDIYG
- a CDS encoding bifunctional diguanylate cyclase/phosphodiesterase, with product MHDPEIHRVNSVVSLPSVGFSASNPTLYWLTLALLNYSHKDGQTAFLALLPGTAAPQQLIDVMPGIVFQADGDAGWSMRYLSAGCYALTGYQPEELLNPDYPTSYNTITHAADLPRVLTKIQQAVDLDQAYEVEYRIHTRSGEEKWVWEKGSPIVDGQGQVNGIEGFITDITPLKQSEAALRQAEQALKAREDLLELVLDSIPQPLFWKDSQGRYLGCNQAFATAMGLSSPAEIVGSTDTALPYLNVEEADYRAARDRLVMTQGIADLQAIEPQTYPDGHQGWVDCSRLPMRDADGTVMGVLCTFEDVTAQVASQQALQRREQTLATLAEIQRLLLAWQWDWQEPSILAIFAALGELAGASRVYYYELQGSQGAPFFLRQRVEWSAPGVGPTAGDPLFQTLPLDPIFTDWHTQLRQQQTINQVESDFSDLQRQLLSSPPGNVKSILLLPLTLQNRLQGVMGFSNCIAPRPWAEADIDLLQVVTADLALALERRQTELSLKQAELKYRSMFENAVEGMFQSTPEGQYLTVNPMLARLYGYESPQDLMHTLVDINQQLYVQPGRRQEFTELIQAGGAVLGFESEVYRKDGAVVWIAESARSIYDDRNQLIGYEGTVEDITDRKRGEAAILRRDRLLQGVAEASQCLLTTTDMNQAIPQVLARLGDAATADRAYVYTHHPHSITGEPAMTLRYEWTTPTTAPGIDQPHWQDQSYRALGLERWLTLLQQGQSICALTRHMPSAEQEVLLRDGILSILMVPIFIDARLWGYIGFDACQQEWEWSASDESILVAVAASLGAALKRQQTEAQMCYQVYHDALTGLPNRTFFDQHLPQAIARTSQNEQMLAVIFLDLDHFKTINDTLSHAVGDLLLQQVTQRISAALRAEDIVARWGGDEFTLILPNLATASDAAKVARRIADQLTPPFLLQNHELHVTASLGIALFPQDGQDMTTLLQNADAAMYRAKQQGRNNYQFYTQSLSTEAAQRLKLETYLHHALGRDEFVLYYQPQVNVVSGVVVQMEALLRWQHPTLGLVAPNQFIPLAEENGLIVPIGEWVMRTACTQVMAWHRTGLPLVNLAVNLSARQLQHPNLVNVVTAVLNETGLPPTYLELEITETAAMADMAASIERLRDLRQLGVKISMDDFGTGYSCLSHLKQFPLDGIKIDRAFVKDLTHSSVDQAMVNAIIAMAKGLSLNLVAEGVETADQTLCLYELGCTEMQGYLFGYPQPAAKAVPYLQASHGQRWRLE
- the kaiC gene encoding circadian clock protein KaiC, which encodes MTDSDQTDLQPSSHPPGVRKIRTLIEGFDDISHGGMPAGRSTLVSGTSGTGKTLFAVQFIYNGITEFDEPGVFVTFEESPEDIIQNAYSFGWDLQRLVDDGKLFILDASPDPEGQDVVGNFDLSALIERIQYAIRKYKARRVSIDSVTAVFQQYDAASVVRREIFRLVARLKLMGVTTVMTTERLDEYGPVARFGVEEFVSDNVVIVRNALEGERRRRTIEILKLRGTTHMKGEYPFTITNGGVNIFPLGAMQLTQRSSNARVSSGVPTLDEMCGGGFFKDSIILATGATGTGKTLLVSKFLVDGCKSGERAILFAYEESRAQLSRNAYSWGVDFEAMEEQGLLKIICAYPESAGLEDHLQIIKTEISQFKPSRVAIDSLSALDRGVSNNSFRQFVIGVTGFAKQEEITGFFTNTTEQFMGLHSITESHISTITDTILMLQYVEVRGELSRAINVFKMRGSWHDKGIREYTINNQGPDIKDSFRNLERIISGSPTRIAVDEKSELSRIIQGVQGDSEL
- a CDS encoding sensor histidine kinase → MALPPLDHVLSPVPAYGLTTPLGKIADDLGQPGAATPSHIIVVNDEQQPVGAIAVGQLWAISQGTSPLAGSRETAALQLADCQAWLKPVVEIMASDWGDRATSNRLRALALEATAAVWVGTSTDGQYLGVLNPVKLMPWLAEPEPEIGGTVGDRPTAPTLGLEPQAWVLELSHALKTPMTTLLGLSTLLLDSRVGLLSDRQFRYVSLMRQAIRKLTGMINLLLDWMRLESGQLSLLPQRVDLQPLANELLPNFLSAQPEGSGGAAAWADDFTVNLAIAEGWVQADLLRLRQSLHYGLGYLIAYGATPGGLIIEPWGSWLGITLWSSTFIVDPGPPLGTTVASGFAQPIPLSLEGLGLALARRFTQLQGGELSGLSAPSWGSRITLLLPQLGKPHEGETTLVLLASASQAVIDQVYGNLRSSPYRLAVASCCQTLAAMQTRLAPCCTLIHWEGLADAPVDPVAQMALLQRLEIPKAVALRSAPGMAAIAATEATMPKTLYLETLTQRLRFTLDQMCLAPSVSLPLPDGLTMLLLHPSGEGSALPPLVHTWLQRYHCRLLEVDDLQQASLLSRVWQLKAVILDGEVPVATAYLQALARHPDLARLPLIALMPLAEQDAAALGLSLVLCPEVLTQPPAQAVVSLMQAIAQSGPRLSKSS